The Helianthus annuus cultivar XRQ/B chromosome 11, HanXRQr2.0-SUNRISE, whole genome shotgun sequence region GTTTAGTAGTAGttgtttcttttattgtttttgaaaaaatccaaaaaaaccaaaaatatttctttttgtttattttttttgtctTGTTCGGTATTACGCTTCGTTTTCTTGTTTCCTTGTGTGCAGGTGATCTTTTTGCATGCATACTAGGTTTTCAGGAAGATCTTCCCCCCCTCTTGTTTGATCCCGAAATTGAAAAGACCGCACGCCAAAATTTGCTTCTTCGTTCAGCCTTGAAGGGAAAAGCAATTCAAGCCACCATGAATCCATCAGAAAACCAATCCACCCTACAACAGCAACCACCCCAACAAACATCGACTACTGAATTGCCATCAATGCCACCACCTCCGTTTACATCTGAACCACAACAACAAACCACCCCCATTgcaccatcatcaagcacaaccaCCCAACCAACCTCTGCTCCAACTGGAGAATTTCATGTTATTGGTGGACCACTTTACTCTCTAGAAAGCCGATTACCACCACAGCCCGATCCATTGCGGGCCACGAATCAACCGAATTTAGTACCACACCCGAACCGGTCGGGTGCTATGTTTGAGCAAGTGGACAATAGGGCGAGAACAGAGACATGGGATGATGGTTATGGAGACGAGGAGTGGGGGATAAATGAGGGTTATATGGGTTATCCAGGTGGGTTTCAAAATCAGGCATTTAATCGTAATCAGCCGTTGTATCAGCAACAGAGACAGCCACGGGGAGTAGATGCTTATCAGACTCCACCACAGGTTCATAGGGCACTGATTGCACCTCGCCAAAGACAAAGAGATCCTCGATTTCCGGATCCGAATATTCGAGGAGTTGAGAGTCACTTCAGGCCGCACATTGCTGAGCATGCATCACCGATAGTGATGCCGGCAGCACCGGGTAATGTGGAACGTTCGTTTGAAGCAAAACCACATATTCTGAATATGCTCCCTACCTTTCACGGGAAAGGTACTGAGGAACCATATGCACACATAGCAGATTTTGAGGCAGTTTGTGGTATGATTGCTGGACACGGGTTCATGCCAGATCAGGTTAAGTTGGTATTATTTCAGTTTTCATTAAAGGATGCTGCGAGGGATTGGTTTACATCGTTGCCATATGCTAGTATTTATACATGGCAAGAGCTGCAGCAACAATTTTTGGATGAGTACTATACCCCGCAAAGAACCAAAACGGGGAGAATAGCAATTAGAGAGTTCCAACAATTACCGGGTGAGCTTCTTTACGAGTCTTGGAAACGGTTCAATCAATTGATCAGTAATTGTCCTCACCACGGTATTCAAATATGGGAGTTGATTACCGCATTCCACGATGGGATTTCAAATGAGGATAGACGGGATATTAAGGCTATCACTGGGGGTTCCTTTTTGAAAAATCATGTGGATGTAGATTGGGATTACTTGGATATTGTTTCAGCGGATTCAAAGAGGCAAGCACAGTCGGATAGGAATAAAAAGTATCCAATTGTGGCACCATCAAGTGCAGGAGCCTCTAATGCAAGGGTTGCTTAGCTAGAGAGAGAAAAGGAGGCATTGGAACGCCATTTAGCGAAATTTAGAGGTCTGGGCGAACGAGATGCATTGCATGCGGCGCAAATCTTTCCGGTTTTTGATTCATGTGGAGATTTGGGAGATACGTTGGATGCATGCCCAGGTCAGTTTGTAGCGGCTGAGGAGGACGTGAACATGGTTTATGGAGAGCAAAGGAATTATGATATGAACTCAAACACATATCATCCAGGTTTGCGTAATCATCCAAACTTTCGGTACAGTAATACTAATCAATTGAATCCTTATTTTCGGGTACCAAATCAAGGAAGCCAGCCGTATCAGAACCGTCAATCGAATTATAATCAGAATTACAATCAAGGAAATTACAACAAGGGCAACCAAAGAAGTTATCCGCAACAACAGGAGCAGGGCAAGGCAACTACTTCAAACGAGGAGATTTCCAATCGTGAGATTATGGAAGTGTTGAAGCAAATTAAAAAAGACCAAGAAGTGCAAGCTAAATCTCATCAAGCATTGGAAAAGCAAGTCGCCCAATTGGCGACCGAGATGGCACAAGGGAGAAAAGATTCGAGTCGATTGCCTAGTGATACCACGAAGAATCCACAACATCAAGGGAGCTCGTCTAATGCCAGAATTAATATGGTAAGTATTCTTCGTTCTGGGAAAGTTTATGATAATCAGGTTGGACTCCTCCACAGTTGGTTGAGGGTGTCGTGGAGGAGGTTGATGAGGAAAACGAGTCCGATGCTGAACAGAGACCTATTAGccctaaaaagaataaaaaagaaactcTTGAAAATAATAGGGTGATAGATACTGAACCGGGTGACAAAAAGGAGAAGGGTATGGAGTGTAATACCATCCCATTTCCTAAGGCTTTAATTAATCCCGAAACAAAAGTTGTTAATAAACGGGGCCCACAGCAGGATGAGATGTGGGAAGTTTTTAAACAGGTGAAAATTAATCTTCCGTTATTAGACGCAATCAAGCAGGTTCCGGCATATGCAAAATATTTGAAAGAGCTTTGCACCCAAAAACGACACAATAAATTTCCGAAAAAGATAGCTTTAACCGAAAAAGTTAGTGCCGTTTTGTCGGGTGATCTTCCACCAAAGCTCCAAGATCCAGGTGCTCCTCTAATCCCCATTCAAGTGGGTGAATTTAAGATGAGTCGAGCCTTGTTGGATTTGGGAGCAAGTGTTAGCATCCTACCGGGAAGTTTATACGATCAATACAACTTCGGACCACTGAAACAAGCcgacaccaccgtggtgttggcTGACTTGACGTTAAAACTACCCCGAGGGATCTTGCGTGATGTCATTGTCAAAGTTGacgagttttattacccggttgactttttGGTTTTAGATTATGTGCAAATTGAAAACACTAAACAACCTAATGTTATACTCGGTAGACCATTTTTAGCAACTGCTAATGCACTAATCGATTGTAGAAATGGTACGGTCGACATCACGTTTGGAAATCGTAAGGTCCGATTAAATGCTTTTTCCCGTGCATCTGATTCTCTAGTCAATGATGAATGCTTCATGGCAGACATTATTGACGGGTGTTATCCTCACGAAAGTGGGGAATGCACTATAGAGACGTGTTTTGTTTGTGACAGGGAATTGGCAGAAGCAGAGTTGGAATTGGAATATGTGGAAGAAGAATTGGAGGTTATGGCGGCTAGGGAATTGAAGCCGACTTGGACACATCAAGTCGAGAATTTACCGGATCATATTGATACTCAATTGAAGCCGTCACTTGAATCACCTCCACAAGTCGAGTTGAAGACATTGCCAAAGCATTTGAAGTATGCTTTTGTTGGCGACAACAACACCCTACCAGTAATTATTACTTCCAATTTATCACTTGAACAGGAAAAAGCTTTGATGGAAGTGTTGATAGCCAACCGGGCTGCAATTGGGTGGACAATCGCTGATCTCAAGGGGATTAGTCCATCGATAGTTATGCATAAGATCATCACCGAAGAGGGAGCAAAACCGGCTCGAGATGCTCAACAAAGATTGAACCCGAACATGCGGGAAATTGTGAAAAAAGGAAGTTTTAAAGTGGTTGGATGCAGGGATCATCTATCCCATATCATACAGTACTTGGGTGAGTCCGACACAGACGGTGCCTAAAAAGGCGGGCATCCAGATTGTTATAGGTGAAGACGGTAAGGAAGTTgccacccggccggtaaccgggtggagAATTTGCATAGATTATAGAAAGTTGAATGTTGCAACTTCAAAGGACCACTTCCCACTTCCTTTTATTGATCAGATATTCAGATTGTGGAAAAGCTCGCAGGTCAGAAATTTTACTGTTTTCTTGATGGTTATTCAGGTTATAATCAGATTGCTATTCATCCTGATGATCAACAAAAGACTACGTTTACCTGTCCTTACGGTACTTTTGcgtttaggcgaatgccgtttggactGTGTAATGCCCcggccaccttccaaaggtgtatggtgagtatcttttcagatatggtcgGGGAGTCTAGAGatttttatggatgatttttcaatcttTGGCACATCTTTTGAGGCCTGTTTGGAACAATTGTCACGAGTGCTAAAAACATGTGTTGAAACAAACCTGGTATTAAGTTGGGAAAatagccattttatggttcaggAGGGCATCGTGTTGGGACACGTTGTCTCGAGTAAGGGGATTGAGGTAGACCACGCTAAAATTCAAGTAATTTCGACCTTACCACCACCCACAAGTGTCAAAGGCGTTCGTTCCTTTCTTGGACACGCCGGTTTTTACAGACAGTTCATTAAAAACTTTTCAGTTATCACTAAACCGTTGTGTAATCTCTTGTTAAAAGATGCCCCGTTTGTTTTTGacaaacattgtaaaagatcttttgAGACACTAAAACAAAAGTTAGTTGAAGCACCCATCCTACAATCCCCTGATTGGTCACTTCCCTTTGAAATAATGTGCGATGCTAGTGACTATGCAGTAGGTACAGTTTTGGGATAGAGAGTTGACAAGAAACCAGTGGCAATCTACTATGCGAGCAAGACTCTCGCGGATGCTCAGTTGAATTACACCACCACAGAAAAGGAGCTTCTTGCTGTTGTCTATGCGTTAGACAAATTTAGACCTTATATTTGTGGTAGTAAAGTGATTGTGTTTTCTGATCATTCTGCAATCAGGTATcttatggagaaaaaggatgcaaaGCCAAGGCTAATCAGGTGGATCCTTTTATTGCAAGAATTTGATTTGGAGATACGCGATAAGAAGGGAAGCGAGAACGTGGTGGCAGACCACCTGTTACGAGTGGTGAACGAGATCGAAGGAACTGAACATGATATTCTGGAAACGTTTCCAGATGAGCATTTACTTACTATTGATACTCAACCATGGTTTGCTAACTTTGCTAATTATGCTCATTCAGGTATCATCCCGGATCATTGGTCGAGATCTAGGAAGGCACACTTTCTTTCACAAGCAAAGCAGTATATATGGGATGAACCAGATCTATTTAAAGTGGGAGCTAATCAGATTATCCGGAAGTGTGTTGAGGATGAAGAAATTCCATCGGTTTTATCACTGGTGCATGAGTCCGCGTGCGGTGGACATTTCAGTGGACAGAAAACGGCACGCAAAGTGCTATCATGTGGGCTATATTGGCCTACGGTGTTTAGGGATTCATTTGAATACGCTAAGAATTGTTTGCGGTGTCAACAAATGGGTAGCATTTCGAAAcgggatgaaatgcccatgcaaccaatccttgtTGTCGATATTTTCGACGTATGGGGAATTGACTTTATGGGCCCATTCCCGAATTCGTTCGGAAATCTCTACATCTTGGTGGCAGTGGATTATGTGTCTAAATGGGTTGAGGCCATTGCCACCAAGACCAATGACCATAAGGTTGTTTGCAAGTTCGTTCAATCGAACATTTTTTCAAGATTTGGAGTCCCTCGTGTGATCATAAGTGATGGGGGGTCTCATTTCAAAAACTTTAACTTTGGCAAACTCCTTAAGAGATATGCTGTTGATCATCGAATTGCCACCCCGTATTATCCTCAAACGAGTGGGCAAGTCGAAGTTTCTAATCGACAAATTAAAGAAATCTTACAAAAAACCGTGCGAGCCGACCGCAAGGATTGGTCCAATAAACTAACTGGATGATGCTTTGTGGGCGTATCGTACGGCTTACAAAACACCGATTGGAACAACACCGTATCGACTGGTTTATGGAAAAGGATGTCACTTACCGATAGAAATTGCACATCGTGCATTTTGGGCAGTTAAACAGGTTAACATCAATTATGATACTGCAGGTAAGGAGAGACAGTTGACATTGGGAGAACTGGAAGAGATAAGGAATGAAGCTTATGACTGTGCTGCTGCATATAAGGACAAGATGAAGAAAGTGCACGACGCGAAGATTAGGCCGAAAGTGTTTGAAGTTGGCCAGCTTGTTTGGTTATACAATTCCAGGTTGAAACTGTTCCCTGGAAAGCTGAAGAGTAAGTGGACAGGGCCTTATCGTGTGACAAAGGTCGGAAAACACGGTGATTTTGAGATTGAGGACTTTGATGATCATATCCGCCAGATGGTGAATGGGCACAGACTAAAACCATACTTCAATGCTCGAGAAATCAACGGTCCTGAGAAAAACGTGGAGGTGCTATACGTGAGCACCGTCCGCGAATATGTTGATTAATCGCACAGGTATGATCTGGCTGAAGatctaaaacttagcgctcttAGGAGGCAGCCTAAGGTTCATTTGTAGTTATTTTTGCTTTCGTAGATAGTTAGATTGTTTTCTGTGAGTTTTCGAGTATAACCGTGCCGttattcaagtgtggggaagctCGAGAGGTGTGGTTAAGCTTGGGTGCAGTTGAGGGCAACGCACACTCATTTGGGGGGTAGGGCAAAGTGATTCTAAGAGTACATAAGAATTTTGGCCGAAAAATCAATTTTTGGAGCACTTTTGCACAAATTTCGGTTGTTTTTGGTATGTTTTCCGAGTGTTGCAGGGAAATGAGGTAGTTCGGGGGAAAGAAATCACGAAAAGAAAAGCTCAGGTATATTTTTTATTGAAATTTTACCAATGAAATTCGTTTGGGGGATTTTGGGAGGTGAAtttgtaaaacataaaaattatTCTAAGGCATTGAAACCAATAAATTGAGTGAATCCACTGGAAAACCATCACCTTCACGCCACGCGGAGGAGACAACCTCCCCTGGCGCGCCACGCTACGGACTGTTTTGCGGATCCCAATTTCTTTAACCTAGAGGCACTATTTCATACTCATAAGTCATAACCTTCCTACATCTTTCTCACCACCCCTTCTCTTAGGGTGGTCGGGGTGTTCTCGGTGACCCCTTGCGGTGACCTCCTTCACCGCTTAGGTGGGGTGGCGCCATCAATTCGGTGAGGTAGAGAGAGGGAGGAAACCGGTGGGAAGCTAccgaagagagggggaggagagagggatGAGGGACCaatcaaaagtttttttttttttttaataaaaaccaagtcacctaagaggggagtgccgccatcaatttagggtgttaggggagtttaagaggggagttgacgtgacaCACGAgtattggtttggcgtaagagaggggactcacctcttaggtgagcaccccttacacccttacaAATCCTCACCGGTAACCCACCCCTACCCACCGACCATCGTTCCCTTCCCCCATACCCACCTTATTCTTCACCCCCGATTACCTCATCGGAGAGCAATACCCACAATCACCTACCGATCATCTCCTGACCACCGGAACCACTTCCACCGCGACAACCAGCGATTACCCACAATCACCTACCGATCACTGTCGACCACTGTCGACGACCTCTGTCCACACCACCGTTGATCGCCATATCCACCGTAGGGCTCCGATTGACTTCCGTCAACAGCTGATTAACAAACAGAGTTTTATAATTTATCTAGTTTTCGGCTCAAGTGAATTCAGGTATGAAAGTTTAAATCGTTTTACGCTTATGAAAAATTATTGTTTCTGTTCATATTTGCTCTGAAAATTGGAATAATATCACTAGGTTATTGTGGGTTGAAGCTAGATGTGAAAGGGTTGATTTTGAGTGGGACGAGATGGGTCAGGGAATTCAATTGAGATTGAGTTTGGTTCAGATATGGGAGTCTCTTTTGGGTTTGATGTGAGTTTGTTAAATGGGTATTGAATGTAATTGGTAGAAGGTTTCTATTCTGAGTCGAGAGACACTTCAAACGAGTATTCAGAATGCCGTAGAGTTTTAGTCGAGATATGTCAGTAGGTGTTGGTAATTTTAGTGTTATCAACGGATTTTAGGATATTGGATTAACTTGTTAATCGAGGAAATAATGTTAGAGAATAAATGAGTTAGGTGACGTGGGAGTGCGGGCTCGATTTAATCCTAATATTATTTGAGTTTATTATGTAAATAATTTTTATGAGCCTTGTAACTAATAATTAGTTTGTAATTaatggaatgggatcaaatacaaacacttaagtttgtaagaaccataagaaccaatacataattgacaagtgtccatcaataaaaaattagtttaggggtaatttagactttttgaccatatttatttataactaattaaaaataattacaaaaaatataatcagcacaacactatataattagcacaacatcattaatcgttcttcattatcagcacatcgtcctcgaatcgttctccattatcaacataaacgacattagcacaacatcttcaatcgttctccattatcagcacaccagatgtgctgattatatctacttttggtgtttgtttgtattattttgtaattaacacataatcagcaccttattagcacaaatataaaacaccttttgttaactttttttaaaaaacacttttataaatacaaaaaggtatagcaatatggtactcatattaaagataaaaaaaatacttgattttatggtatatatttttaaaaaaaataatgaagtatataaaagttattttagtttaaaaaaccttggtggaatttgtatttaatagaaaatggtcaaatgactagcaattttacaaaattacccctaatttgttagtagtaatttttaattataagagttttatttataatcaatatcaacccttgatttaaattaacaatggttcagatctgttcttacggttcttataattagcactgtttgtacaggatctcaaccctgTAATTAATAGCTCTAAAGTTATATACTATATATTATATTATCATTGCTTTATGAAAGCCcattaattatttttaacaaatGGAAAATACGTTGGTATGTTTGTGAGGCTATGATGACTGTTTTCAAAACAATTAAATATGCTTGTTGGGCCATAAACATGGATTAATCCATAAATGTTAATTTTGGAAAAGGCCTTATATGAAGTCTAAAAAAGACTTCTGTTCCTCTCGATCAAAAAGAACATATGGGATACGCACAAAATACATAAGAATAAAAAAGACTTACGGTTACTGTTGGTGTGCTCTTCACAATTCTCATTCACATATTCAACCAAATTCAATTCCAACAAGAGTGATCTCTGTCTAATCCGATAAATCATTACATGTAACCCGCAAATAGGTTTATCTGATAGTTCTCATACGATTCAGAGATTAATCCAGGTTTTatcacaaactttgcaatttcaaTTCGGTTTCCAGGTTTGTTATTTCTTTGAAATTCACTGCTCTAGACCAATTATACAACAAAGATAAACCTATTTTAGGGTTCAATTTGGTTATTGGTTGTGATTTCAAGTTTGAAAAATATTGTACAGTGAATATTTTTCTGTTCTGAGTTTGTGAATTAACCCTAATTCACATGTTCTAGTGATTAATTTGGGTTTGTTTATCTTAATTTAGAACTATAGGCTTATAAATTtcaattttctagtagtgaattTTATTCTGTGGTTTTCTGAGAACCCTAATCTGCAAAGTTTAACTTTTAATAATTAAATCATTATTTGTTTTGGGGATTGAATTCTATTGCTTTATGTTAAAGATTGAATTTTGGTTGCAAAAGTTTTAGAATCTCATTGGATTTTGGAATTCAACCAAGGCTCACGGTTGTGTTtggaataaaaaaaaaattgttttgattTGGAATTTACGGATTAAATTCTGAATTCACAACTTTTGGTATTATTAGATTTTCTAGAATTGCTCCTTGGTTAGAATTTTGAATTTGATTCATCAAATTCAAAATCAATTATTGGTTCGTATAGAGACCTGGGTATAGGTTCGTAATATGTCTAGTAACTAGAAAAGTTGATGGGAAATAAAAGAAAGTTTAACTTGGACGAAATTAATTCCAATAAGAAACCAAAAGGGGGTTGTTGGAGATGTGGCAAGCCggggcatttcaagaaagattgtcatGTGAAGATTACTAGTGGAAACAAAGCTAACATAGCGGGTCCAAGTGGGTCAAAAGATACAAATGCTCCACACGGTACGCTTACTAATTCTACTTTAAGCTTGACAAAACCTATGAGCTTTGTAGTTGATTCAATTGGTCATTCGGGACATGTTAATTATTTACAAAACACAAAAATTGGATCTGATTCAGACAAACAAAATTTATTTTGTGATttgaataataaacaaataaaaagtaATAATTTTGGATCAAACAAATTTAATACAAAGGTGCAGCCTACTAGCTGTGATGGTACAAACATAAGAAGTGTACAAGTCGAAAAAATCCCATTGAGGTATGAAATAAATGAAACTCGGTCTTCGGGTTTGTTATTGGACACAAAAAGTCCAATGGTTTATAAACATAATTCGGTTGAGAATTATGTATCATTTATTTCTGAATCCTTTTATGTACAAGATGATATGCTTGCATGGTGGGTTGACTCGGGTGCTACGAGTCACGTTTGCAAGGATCTCAAATGGTTTGAGAAATTCGAACCAATTGAAGATGGATCTATACTAAGGATGGGAAATGTTGCAACCGAGCCCATCAAAGGAGTTGGAAAAGTTAGACTTGTATTCACGTCTGGAAAACACTTGTTGTTAGATAATGTGTTGTATGTACCGGGGATTCGAAAGAATCTCTTATCTGGGATTGTATTAAATAATTGTGGTTATAAACAGGTCATTGAGTCGGATAAGTTTATTTTATCTTGACATGGAACCTTTGTTGGATTTGGATATTTGTGTAATGGCATGTTTATGCTTAATATTAATGTCCCGTCTGCTGTTGAATCTTTTTGTATGGCATCTACATCCTCTAGTAATGTTGAGAATGATTCACGTCTATGGCATGCTAGATTAGGTCATGTTAATTATTATAGGATGAAAGATATGTCTAAAATGAGCCTAATAACCTGCCTTTGACATGCAAAACTGTAGTAAATGTCATACTTGCAAGTTGACTAAAATTACTAGGAAACCGTTTAAAGATGTTAAAAGGGATTCTAAGGTATTAGAATTAATTCATTCTGATTTATGTGACTTTTATAGTACGCCCTCACTTGGAAATAAAAAGTATGTGGTTACTTTTATAGATGATGCCTCTAGGTTTTGTTATGTCTATCTGttgcactcaaaagatgaagctCTTGATAAATTCAAATTTTATAAACAAGAGGTAGAGCGACATCAAAGTTGTTCGATAAAGAACCTTCATACTGATAGAGGTGGAGGGTATTATGATCCAGTTTACTTTCAGTCTACTGGTATAATACACCAAACTGGTATAATACACcaaaccactgctccttatacaCCATAACAAAATGGTGTATCAGAGAGGAAGAATAGGACTTTGAAAGAAATGGTTAATTCCATGTTATCATATTCTGGGTTAAGTGAAGGTTTCTGGGGTGAGGCTATGTTAACAACTGTTATTTGTTGAATAGAGTTCCTAATAAAAAGTCTAAAGTAACCCCATATGAACTCTGGTACAAAAAGGCACCAAACTTGAGTCATCTTAGAGTTTGGGGTTGTAGAGCTGTTGTAAAGCTTACTGAACCAAAATTGAGAAACATAGGTAAAAGAGGCATTGATTGCATCTTTATTGGGTATAGTGAGCATTCCCTTGTTCATAGGTTCTATGTCACAGAACCAAATGACTATGTTTCTGTCCACACTGTGATTGAATCAAGAACTGCTGATTTTGGCAATGAGGATAGATTTTCTTCTGTGCCTAGACTAAAGGACATGCcttatagtttgaaaacatcagcTGTAACTGAGTTTGGTAGTAACTCTGTTGGTACCAAAGATGTACCATCGACTAGTACTGAACCCAGGAAAGGTACTAGGGTCAGGAAAGCCAAGTCTTTTGGCTCTGACTTTCATCTTTATTTGGTGGAAGGAACCAGGAATGGGGTTGAACATCAGTATAAATATTGTTTCAACATTGAGGATGGTCCTAAGACATACA contains the following coding sequences:
- the LOC110888932 gene encoding uncharacterized protein LOC110888932, encoding MVYGEQRNYDMNSNTYHPGLRNHPNFRYSNTNQLNPYFRVPNQGSQPYQNRQSNYNQNYNQGNYNKGNQRSYPQQQEQGKATTSNEEISNREIMEVLKQIKKDQEVQAKSHQALEKQVAQLATEMAQGRKDSSRLPSDTTKNPQHQGSSSNARINMLVEGVVEEVDEENESDAEQRPISPKKNKKETLENNRVIDTEPGDKKEKGMECNTIPFPKALINPETKVVNKRGPQQDEMWEVFKQVKINLPLLDAIKQVPAYAKYLKELCTQKRHNKFPKKIALTEKVSAVLSGDLPPKLQDPGAPLIPIQVGEFKMSRALLDLGASVSILPGSLYDQYNFGPLKQADTTVVLADLTLKLPRGILRDVIVKVDEFYYPVDFLVLDYVQIENTKQPNVILGRPFLATANALIDCRNGTVDITFGNRKVRLNAFSRASDSLVNDECFMADIIDGCYPHESGECTIETCFVCDRELAEAELELEYVEEELEVMAARELKPTWTHQVENLPDHIDTQLKPSLESPPQVELKTLPKHLKYAFVGDNNTLPVIITSNLSLEQEKALMEVLIANRAAIGWTIADLKGISPSIVMHKIITEEGAKPARDAQQRLNPNMREIVKKGSFKVTVPKKAGIQIVIGEDGKEVATRPVTGWRICIDYRKLNVATSKDHFPLPFIDQIFRLWKSSQIAIHPDDQQKTTFTCPYGTFAFRRMPFGLCNAPATFQRCMRVDKKPVAIYYASKTLADAQLNYTTTEKELLAVVYALDKFRPYICGSKVIVFSDHSAIRYLMEKKDAKPRLIRWILLLQEFDLEIRDKKGSENVVADHLLRVVNEIEGTEHDILETFPDEHLLTIDTQPWFANFANYAHSGIIPDHWSRSRKAHFLSQAKQYIWDEPDLFKVGANQIIRKCVEDEEIPSVLSLVHESACGGHFSGQKTARKVLSCGLYWPTVFRDSFEYAKNCLRCQQMGSISKRDEMPMQPILVVDIFDVWGIDFMGPFPNSFGNLYILVAVDYVSKWVEAIATKTNDHKVVCKFVQSNIFSRFGVPRVIISDGGSHFKNFNFGKLLKRYAVDHRIATPYYPQTSKERQLTLGELEEIRNEAYDCAAAYKDKMKKVHDAKIRPKVFEVGQLVWLYNSRLKLFPGKLKSKWTGPYRVTKVGKHGDFEIEDFDDHIRQMVNGHRLKPYFNAREINGPEKNVEVLYVSTVREYVD